A window of the Apostichopus japonicus isolate 1M-3 chromosome 8, ASM3797524v1, whole genome shotgun sequence genome harbors these coding sequences:
- the LOC139970408 gene encoding uncharacterized protein, translating into MELSDTSSDDTVLLGPIESAVSDVFPLLPTYKIKEVLELLIRAGVESVADLKYVTEEDLQNLKPIQRRKLLKAWSTRVEDTTPSELNHQLELGMEDFQLVGSVASSESSSSSPGTPTSLKKHWVETFTVQWNKMPKNLSDSLKKCTRPSPRDRREMIRIICDDIMKKNRNPGRKNLAIISKTIVDSYPASFRDDIGGEVIGDGFESVLKQMENRINNLRRTETYLPGTSSLTSTSDDESSEQKPKRAKKRDSYGCQNWQRKGLPEREDETSQKRRTLELKEMYENEDKWDEDIIQMNMKLLYFTIRTMINTNSITLIGIIEEYPFLLESIGMMSHFHELVGIELMPTLSKSLDTKGQSVMHYLRKVATKKPALKDVFDAIEVARAETNDLTPEMPGLIWLLWGESRYPVVPIKGTTLLAGRKYMIAVDKVVVNHLIADFQSALAYLFATYYVLNIQYPADSCVTLEFIQRCFVGINPPTSGKSRKSSAINPKVLSLLGHIKDESTK; encoded by the exons ATGGAACTGTCAGATACATCTTCAGATGATACTGTTCTTCTTGGTCCAATTGAGAGTGCTGTGAGTGATGTCTTTCCACTACTGCCCACCTACAAGATTAAGGAGGTGCTAGAACTGCTCATAAGAGCAGGAGTTGAAAGTGTTGCAGATTTAAAGTATGTTACAGAAGAGGATCTCCAAAATTTGAAACCAATTCAGCGGAGAAAGCTTTTGAAAGCTTGGTCTACAAGGGTTGAAG ATACTACCCCAAGTGAACTAAATCACCAACTGGAGTTGGGAATGGAAGATTTTCAACTAGTCGGATCAGTTGCTTCTTCAGAGTCATCCAGCTCAAGTCCAGGAACTCCTACCTCACTAAAGAAGCACTGGGTGGAAACTTTTACAGTCCAGTGGAACAAAATGCCTAAGAACTTAAGTGATTCATTAAAGAAATGTACAAGGCCATCACCAAGAGACAGAAGGGAAATGATACGAATAATATGTGATGACATCATGAAGAAAAATCGCAATCCGGGCCGTAAGAATCTTGCcattatttcaaaaacaattgttGATTCTTACCCAGCAAGCTTTAGAGATGACATAGGCGGTGAAGTTATTGGAGATGGCTTTGAATCTGTACTTAAGCAAATGGAAAACAGAATCAACAACCTGAGGCGGACTGAAACATATCTGCCAGGAACGTCTTCATTGACCAGCACATCAGATGATGAGTCTTCAGAACAGAAGCCTAAGCGAGCAAAAAAACGAGACTCTTATGGTTGTCAGAACTGGCAACGAAAAGGGTTGCCAGAGAGGGAAGACGAAACATCTCAAAAAAGGAGAACCCTTGAACTAAAGGAAATGTATGAAAATGAAGATAAGTGGGATGAAGACATCATTCAGATGAACATGAAACTGTTGTATTTCACTATCCGCACAATGATCAATACAAACAGCATAACCCTCATAGGGATAATAGAAGAATACCCATTTCTCCTGGAAAGCATTGGTATGATGAGCCACTTTCATGAATTGGTTGGTATTGAACTGATGCCTACTCTTTCTAAATCTTTAGATACCAAAGGTCAGTCTGTTATGCACTATTTGAGGAAAGTTGCTACCAAAAAGCCAGCTTTAAAAGATGTTTTTGATGCCATAGAAGTTGCCAGAGCAGAAACAAACGATCTTACTCCTGAGATGCCTGGATTAATCTGGCTACTTTGGGGAGAAAGTAGATACCCTGTTGTACCTATCAAAG GAACCACACTGTTGGCCGGGCGGAAGTATATGATCGCAGTTGACAAGGTAGTTGTCAATCATCTTATTGCTGATTTTCAGAGTGCCCTTGCCTACCTCTTTGCCACATACTATGTTTTAAACATTCAGTATCCTGCAGACAGCTGTGTGACATTGGAGTTCATCCAGAG gtgCTTTGTTGGAATCAACCCACCCACATCAGGAAAAAGTAGGAAATCCTCAGCCATAAATCCCAAAGTGTTGTCTCTTTTGGGACATATCAAGGATGAGTCaacaaagtaa